Proteins from a single region of Gemmatimonadales bacterium:
- a CDS encoding ATP-binding cassette domain-containing protein, translating to MIRFQDVRKAFGEKVVLDGLTLDIPEGETTALIGFSGAGKSVTLKHVVGLLAPDSGSVTVDDEVVHELDWDGLTALRSKIGYVFQFAALFDSMTIGDNIRLGLARRGLEPGEIEERVAQSLNVVDLKGTEDHYPAELSGGMRKRVGVARAIALRPRYILYDEPTTGLDPVTSAVIDQLMVRVREEYGTTAIVVTHDMRSAYTVGDRIAMLYEGRIRQVGTVQEIQQTEDPVVRQFIEGRPNLLGAPDATPLSAGGV from the coding sequence ATGATTCGATTTCAAGACGTCAGGAAAGCCTTCGGGGAGAAGGTCGTGCTGGACGGCCTCACGCTCGATATTCCTGAAGGCGAGACCACCGCGCTCATCGGCTTCTCCGGTGCGGGGAAGAGCGTCACCCTGAAGCACGTCGTCGGCCTGCTGGCGCCCGACTCGGGATCGGTGACGGTGGACGACGAGGTGGTGCACGAGCTCGACTGGGATGGCCTCACCGCGCTCCGGAGCAAGATCGGCTACGTCTTCCAGTTCGCCGCCCTCTTCGATTCGATGACCATCGGCGACAACATCCGCCTCGGACTCGCGCGCCGGGGGCTCGAGCCGGGGGAGATCGAGGAGCGCGTGGCCCAGAGCCTGAACGTGGTGGACCTCAAGGGCACCGAGGACCACTACCCCGCCGAGCTCTCGGGCGGGATGCGGAAGCGGGTCGGCGTTGCACGCGCGATCGCGCTCCGGCCGCGGTACATTCTGTACGATGAGCCGACCACCGGCCTCGACCCCGTCACCTCGGCGGTCATCGACCAGCTGATGGTCCGGGTCCGGGAGGAGTACGGCACCACCGCCATCGTGGTGACCCACGACATGCGGAGCGCCTACACTGTGGGCGACCGGATCGCCATGCTCTACGAGGGACGCATTCGCCAGGTGGGGACGGTCCAGGAGATTCAGCAGACGGAGGATCCCGTGGTGCGACAGTTCATCGAGGGGCGGCCCAACCTCCTGGGCGCCCCCGACGCCACCCCCCTGTCCGCGGGGGGCGTGTGA
- a CDS encoding ABC transporter permease, whose amino-acid sequence MTLPATFRDSAPGRQVSRVGTFAVDAARALRDRRTWGPLLLEQMWRLGVASVPIALFIALFTGIVLALLSKYIFTGAVPIYFVGTLVGKAIMLELGPVLTGMALAGRVGANIAAELGTMRVTEQVDALETLAYDKYAYLVVPRVLAGTLMFPVVTALAVALGVTAGYFTSLNLLDLSSAEFIKGLQIFYKFKDIWYGLVKAASFGAAVTLLGCLQGLATSGGAAGVGRRTTLAVVYGCEAILVLDAFWAVVLL is encoded by the coding sequence GTGACCCTCCCCGCGACCTTTCGGGACTCCGCTCCGGGTCGGCAGGTCAGCCGCGTCGGGACGTTTGCCGTCGACGCCGCTCGCGCCCTCCGTGACCGCCGCACCTGGGGACCCCTGCTGCTCGAACAGATGTGGCGCCTCGGCGTCGCCTCCGTGCCGATCGCGCTATTCATCGCGCTCTTCACCGGCATCGTGCTCGCGCTCCTCTCCAAGTACATCTTCACCGGCGCCGTCCCCATCTATTTCGTCGGGACTCTCGTCGGCAAGGCCATCATGCTCGAGCTCGGTCCCGTGCTCACCGGCATGGCGCTGGCCGGCCGGGTCGGCGCCAACATCGCCGCCGAGCTCGGCACCATGCGCGTCACCGAACAGGTCGACGCTCTCGAGACCCTGGCCTACGACAAGTACGCCTACCTCGTCGTCCCCCGGGTGCTCGCGGGCACGCTGATGTTTCCCGTGGTGACGGCCCTCGCCGTCGCGCTCGGCGTGACTGCCGGCTACTTCACCTCGCTCAACCTCCTCGACCTGTCCAGCGCCGAGTTCATCAAGGGGCTGCAGATCTTCTACAAGTTCAAGGACATCTGGTACGGCCTCGTGAAGGCGGCCAGCTTCGGCGCCGCCGTCACCCTCCTCGGCTGCCTCCAGGGCCTCGCCACCTCGGGCGGCGCGGCAGGCGTCGGCCGGCGCACGACCCTGGCCGTCGTCTACGGCTGCGAAGCGATCCTGGTGCTCGATGCCTTCTGGGCGGTGGTGCTTCTTTGA
- a CDS encoding RNA polymerase sigma factor RpoD/SigA has protein sequence MPVKKFAKKPADPPNGPAAPLPSGPARAPRPRKAAKAIGASPAERDILDQYLFEVSKTPLLTAEQEIAVARRVRAGDQDAMQELVKRNLRFVISVAKKYQNRGMALTDLIGEGNIGLLTAARKFDPDVGVKFISYAVWWIRQAILAAIAKQGRTVRVPLNRTADLSRIIRATELLRQKLVREPTPEEVAAEVDLSKDVVQSLMALNTSEMRLDAPLDAGGERTLIDRFVADDSNDVEARAMERFLSEEVQLALASLPPRDARVLRLYFGLDDGQEHTLEEIGAMLGVTRERVRQLRDRALKRLGEGDVGRALASYAA, from the coding sequence ATGCCCGTAAAGAAATTCGCGAAAAAACCTGCCGACCCGCCCAACGGCCCCGCTGCCCCGCTGCCCAGCGGCCCCGCCCGCGCTCCGCGACCACGGAAGGCCGCCAAGGCGATCGGAGCGAGTCCTGCGGAGCGCGACATCCTCGACCAGTACCTCTTCGAGGTCAGCAAGACCCCACTCCTCACCGCCGAGCAGGAGATCGCCGTCGCCCGGCGGGTGCGCGCCGGCGACCAGGACGCCATGCAGGAACTCGTGAAGCGGAACCTCCGCTTCGTCATCTCCGTGGCCAAGAAATACCAGAACCGCGGCATGGCGCTGACCGACCTGATCGGCGAGGGCAACATCGGCCTGCTCACCGCCGCCCGGAAATTCGATCCCGACGTCGGCGTGAAGTTCATCTCCTACGCCGTCTGGTGGATCCGCCAGGCCATCCTCGCCGCCATCGCCAAGCAGGGCCGCACCGTCCGCGTCCCCCTCAACCGCACCGCCGACCTCTCCCGGATCATTCGCGCCACCGAGCTCCTCCGCCAGAAGCTGGTTCGCGAGCCGACCCCCGAGGAGGTCGCCGCCGAGGTGGACCTCTCGAAGGACGTGGTCCAGTCGCTGATGGCGCTCAACACCAGCGAGATGCGGCTCGACGCCCCGCTCGACGCCGGCGGCGAACGCACCCTCATCGACCGCTTCGTGGCCGACGACTCCAACGACGTCGAAGCCCGTGCCATGGAACGCTTCCTCTCCGAGGAGGTGCAGCTGGCGCTGGCCTCGCTGCCGCCGCGCGACGCCCGCGTCCTCCGCCTCTACTTCGGCCTCGACGACGGGCAGGAGCACACGCTCGAGGAAATCGGCGCCATGCTCGGGGTGACTCGCGAGCGCGTGCGCCAGCTGCGCGATCGTGCCCTCAAGCGGCTCGGCGAGGGCGACGTCGGCCGGGCGCTGGCGAGCTACGCGGCCTAG